A genomic segment from Stegostoma tigrinum isolate sSteTig4 chromosome 1, sSteTig4.hap1, whole genome shotgun sequence encodes:
- the nkx1.2lb gene encoding NK1 transcription factor-related protein 1, with protein MNVNREKVQPADISLPSAAVADPISCTIHTEAMDVNGDQRLPGNDLPPYSCPASRERTGDTQGISGQEAVVVVPAPTSNNRTTSFSVLDILDPNKFNSSKRRQCSILYRAASEYTGAAAGERAADAFCEIADQKTLSESGLDTCKKVTDIIRPLLYDARVVCKRYKRVKEGGGGAGGESLSPQSQQSQHQQQQCQQQGHSQQQHRSKRKRSGSDAKSGKPRRARTAFTYEQLVALENKFKSTRYLSVCERLNLALSLSLTETQVKIWFQNRRTKWKKQNPGADTSAPTGGGGAGAGAGAGAGGPGGGGAGGGGGSSLGGPAGTHLGGLSPMSSSSPVGGPLSVHSAYPGPGGLVCATQLPFLPSPAAVLSPFMLSSQTYGAPAFYAPHLQ; from the exons ATGAATGTGAATAGAGAAAAGGTTCAGCCCGCTGATATCTCTTTACCATCAGCGGCAGTGGCAGATCCGATATCTTGTACCATCCACACTGAAGCCATGGATGTGAATGGGGACCAGAGGCTCCCAGGCAATGATCTACCTCCCTACTCCTGCCCGGCAAGCCGGGAAAGGACAGGGGACACGCAGGGCATCTCTGGTCAAGAAGCAGTGGTCGTGGTCCCTGCCCCAACCAGTAACAACAGGACCACCTCGTTCTCGGTCTTGGACATTTTGGATCCCAACAAATTTAACAGCAGTAAACGccggcagtgcagcattctgtacAGAGCGGCCAGCGAGTACACAGGAGCCGCGGCGGGGGAGAGGGCTGCGGACGCTTTTTGTGAAATTGCAGATCAGAAAACGCTAAGTGAAAGCGGTTTGGACACATGCAAGAAGGTCACTGACATAATCA gGCCACTTCTATATGATGCAAGAGTTGTTTGTAAACGATACAAACGCGTGAAG gaaggaggcggaggtgctggtggagaaagtTTGAGCCCTCAAAGCCAGCAGAGCCAGCACCAGCAGCAGCAATGTCAGCAGCAGGGTCACAGCCAGCAACAGCACAGGAGCAAGAGGAAGCGCAGCGGCTCGGACGCTAAGTCTGGCAAACCGCGGCGGGCCCGCACTGCCTTCACCTACGAGCAGCTGGTGGCCCTGGAGAACAAGTTCAAGTCGACCCGCTACCTGTCGGTGTGCGAGCGCCTCAACCTGGCCCTGTCCCTGAGCCTGACCGAGACCCAGGTCAAGATCTGGTTCCAGAACCGGCGGACTAAGTGGAAGAAGCAGAACCCCGGCGCAGACACCAGCGCTCCTACCGGCGGAGGAGGGGCGGGAGCTGGGGCCGGAGCTGGGGCAGGAGGGCCAgggggaggaggagcaggagggggaggaggatcgagCTTGGGTGGCCCCGCCGGGACTCATCTTGGGGGCCTCAGCCCCATGAGCTCGTCGTCTCCTGTCGGCGGGCCACTGTCTGTGCACTCGGCCTACCCTGGCCCCGGGGGTTTGGTGTGTGCCACCCAGTTGCCCTTCCTGCCCTCCCCCGCCGCTGTGCTCTCCCCCTTCATGCTGAGCTCGCAGACTTACGGGGCCCCGGCTTTCTACGCGCCCCATTTACAATAA